One Ranitomeya imitator isolate aRanImi1 chromosome 1, aRanImi1.pri, whole genome shotgun sequence DNA window includes the following coding sequences:
- the LOC138657245 gene encoding homeobox protein notochord-like: MQPTPIFPGLGHHLAQAPALPAAIQDQTTPKKAFDIDSLLSREDRPAPRVIVEEPGRQMPPAPHGYSYGAMSYPPVFLCQPAAFPGYVQPQQHYRPLRYMSFNCPIESLPCKTGPSKLKRIRTVFTPEQLEKLEKDFLKQQYMVGTERVDLAATLGLTETQVKVWFQNRRIKWRKQSLEQKNTKLSQFGVLPKEPPASDTREIEGEDEVDVDE, encoded by the exons ATGCAGCCTACTCCCATCTTCCCAGGACTTGGCCATCACTTGGCTCAGGCTCctgctctgccagcggccattcaggaCCAAACAACACCCAAGAAAGCCTTTGATATTGATTCCCTACTATCCAGAGAAGACAGACCGGCTCCCCGAGTGATTGTGGAGGAACCTGGAAGGCAGATGCCCCCTGCACCCCATGGCTACTCCTATGGGGCCATGTCGTACCCTCCAGTATTTCTCTGCCAACCTGCAGCCTTCCCCGGCTATGTTCAGCCCCAGCAGCACTACAGACCACTCA GATATATGTCCTTCAACTGTCCCATTGAATCTCTGCCCTGCAAGACGGGACCCTCCAAACTGAAGAGGATTAGGACGGTCTTCACTCCAGAACAGCTGGAAAAGTTGGAGAAAGACTTCCTGAAGCAACAGTACATGGTGGGGACAGAACGAGTGGACCTCGCTGCCacacttggcctcacagaaacccaG GTGAAGGTCTGGTTCCAGAATAGAAGGATTAAGTGGAGGAAACAAAGTCTGGAACAGAAGAACACCAAGCTCtcccagtttggagtccttcccaaaGAACCACCAGCTTCAGACACCAGAGAGATTGAAGGAGAGGATGAGGTGGATGTTGATGAGTAG